The sequence TGAAATGCTTCTAGAGGTTGAAACTGATAAAGCCACTGTTGAGGTCCCTTCGCCGATTTCAGGAAAAGTCGCCGAGTTACTTTTCAAAGTAGATGATGAGATTAAGACCGGAGATCCAATAGCAATTTGTGACGGTCAGTAAAACCCCGGCTTGTGAATTCTCGGTGGTGAAAATGGAGAGGAACTCGTGATGGGCAAGATTGAGAATGATGCCGCACCAACATATAAACCAGTCATCTTGCCTCCATATTGTGAAGTCACATACGTGATCTACGCTAATCTTTAGGTACGTTAGTGCGATGCATTTTCAACCGCAAGGAGTGTTTCAATATTTGAACATTCATCCTTGGAGGAAAG comes from Candidatus Paceibacterota bacterium and encodes:
- a CDS encoding biotin/lipoyl-containing protein gives rise to the protein MRMTIKMPRVGDTVDSVYLVAWKKAVGDDIAVGEMLLEVETDKATVEVPSPISGKVAELLFKVDDEIKTGDPIAICDGQ